The bacterium genome includes a region encoding these proteins:
- the tyrS gene encoding tyrosine--tRNA ligase produces the protein MSTPFDKTPEQQLEILLQGTAEVISKAELLEKLKAAHKEGRPLLVKWGADPSAPDIHLGHTVVLRKLRQFQDLGHKVQFLIGDFTAMIGDPTGKSATRKPLSREEVAANAKTYLEQVFRVLDKDPAKIEVRYNSEWCRPMSFEDVIRLASRYTVARILERDDFTNRMKEQRPISLHELLYPLIQGYDSVVLKSDVEMCGTDQKFNCLVGRALQEEAGQRPEAILSMPILEGLDGVKKMSKSLGNYVGVTDTPNEMFAKLMSVSDELMWKYYELLSDLSPGAQKDRKAQVEKGQFHPKTAKQELAREITQRFHGEVKAKEAWDYFENRHNLDQSVDYEKVQVPPGAHKAADFLLMVGIVKTKSDAKRLIEQGAVEWVDADQKKRKIGSFNEVIEMGPAQSGLIRAGKVFLKVVS, from the coding sequence GTGAGCACCCCATTCGATAAAACCCCCGAACAACAATTGGAGATCCTGCTTCAAGGAACGGCCGAGGTCATCTCGAAGGCCGAACTTTTGGAGAAGCTCAAGGCCGCCCACAAAGAAGGCCGGCCCTTGCTCGTGAAGTGGGGAGCGGACCCTTCGGCCCCCGACATCCACCTGGGCCATACGGTGGTCCTTCGCAAGTTGCGCCAGTTCCAGGACCTGGGCCACAAGGTGCAGTTCCTCATCGGCGACTTCACCGCCATGATCGGTGACCCCACGGGTAAATCGGCCACCCGCAAACCCCTGAGCCGCGAAGAGGTGGCTGCCAACGCCAAGACCTATCTGGAGCAGGTCTTCCGGGTGCTCGACAAGGACCCGGCCAAGATCGAGGTCCGCTACAACAGTGAATGGTGCCGGCCCATGAGCTTCGAGGACGTCATTCGACTGGCCTCCCGATATACGGTGGCGCGTATCCTGGAGCGGGACGATTTCACCAACCGCATGAAGGAACAACGGCCCATCAGTTTGCACGAACTGCTCTATCCGCTCATCCAGGGTTATGACTCAGTGGTCCTGAAGTCCGACGTGGAAATGTGCGGGACCGACCAAAAATTCAATTGCCTGGTGGGCCGGGCCCTACAGGAGGAAGCGGGACAGCGGCCCGAAGCCATCCTTTCCATGCCCATCTTGGAGGGCCTGGACGGGGTCAAGAAGATGTCGAAAAGTCTGGGGAACTACGTCGGTGTGACCGATACGCCCAATGAAATGTTCGCCAAGCTGATGAGCGTTTCGGATGAACTTATGTGGAAATATTACGAACTTTTGTCCGACCTGTCCCCGGGGGCACAAAAGGACCGGAAGGCCCAGGTGGAAAAGGGCCAATTCCACCCGAAGACCGCCAAGCAGGAACTGGCCCGGGAGATCACCCAAAGGTTCCATGGCGAGGTCAAGGCGAAGGAAGCCTGGGACTATTTCGAGAACCGTCACAACCTGGACCAGTCGGTCGATTACGAAAAGGTCCAGGTCCCGCCCGGGGCCCATAAGGCGGCGGACTTCCTTTTGATGGTCGGCATCGTCAAGACCAAGAGCGATGCCAAGCGGCTCATCGAGCAGGGGGCGGTGGAGTGGGTGGACGCGGACCAGAAGAAAAGGAAGATCGGTTCCTTCAACGAGGTCATCGAAATGGGGCCAGCCCAATCCGGTTTGATCCGTGCGGGAAAGGTGTTCTTGAAGGTCGTTTCTTAA